One window of Bactrocera tryoni isolate S06 chromosome 2, CSIRO_BtryS06_freeze2, whole genome shotgun sequence genomic DNA carries:
- the LOC120768387 gene encoding pancreatic triacylglycerol lipase, with translation MCTTTTQQCTTVVPSFLRTISIIVIFSLVNCHAKSFLNQLTAVPTTTTPAPSTTPAPTMRDIVIGPCRWVIGRKCPDKDVRFYLYTRRNPQQPQYLNIDETFDKSNLTNSNFNPRYQTKIIIHGYNADMYMNTLQRMKYEYLMRGEYNVIFVDWAVLAPGPCYVNVAHNIKHVGACVAQLVERILETGTTDMHVIGFSLGAQLTNYVARNLGSFQLPRITGLDPAMPFFITSGIDDKLDPTDAAFVDVIHTNAFVQGKIERCGHADFYMNGGILQPGCNKENTNPFACSHQRAVEYFSESIRSRKGFWGWACSSYISYLLNMCPPTNYLLEAGEDIKLSTKGMFLAETNDTAPYALGKWTDLPTLGKQKPTINNGRITITLPQPSGFRDPLLQQVDQWNKLDSHFNGIEPEPTPFSQDPNGENWTYFSGVGTGDITDTSKTGNELAGSVEEQSSEDVQKVHETQIEWLEYRRNLTNGHIENSIFKVPHIEGAELSSKKLSRQPRGNEIN, from the exons ATGTGTACAACAACGACGCAACAATGTACAACAGTCGTTCCGAGCTTCCTCAGGACCATTTCGATTATAG ttATATTTTCACTAGTCAACTGCCATGCCAAGTCATTTCTCAATCAACTCACGGCGGTGCCAACGACGACAACCCCAGCGCCGAGCACCACACCCGCGCCAACAATGCGTGATATAGTAATTGGACCCTGTCGTTGGGTGATCGGACGCAAATGCCCCGATAAAGATGTGCGCTTCTACTTGTACACTCGGCGCAATCCACAGCAGCCTCAGTACTTGAACATCGACGAAACATTCGATAAGTCCAATTTGACCAACTCGAACTTTAATCCGCGTTATCAGACAAAGATCATCATACACGGCTACAATGCggatatgtatatgaacacCTTGCAGCGCATGAAATATG AATATTTAATGCGCGGTGAGTATAACGTCATCTTTGTGGATTGGGCTGTGCTGGCGCCCGGTCCATGTTACGTCAACGTCGCACATAATATCAAGCATGTGGGTGCATGTGTAGCCCAACTTGTGGAACGTATTTTGGAGACGGGCACCACCGATATGCATGTCATCGGCTTCTCGCTGGGCGCACAGTTGACGAATTATGTTGCGCGAAATTTGGGCTCGTTTCAATTGCCGAGAATAACAG GTCTCGATCCGGCCATGCCTTTTTTCATCACCTCCGGCATCGATGACAAATTGGACCCCACTGACGCTGCTTTCGTCGACGTAATACATACGAATGCCTTTGTCCAGGGCAAAATAGAGCGCTGTGGACATGCGGACTTCTATATGAATGGCGGCATACTACAGCCCGGTTGCAATAAGGAAAACACAA ATCCATTTGCCTGCAGCCATCAGCGCGCTGTCGaatatttttcggaatcgatacGTTCACGTAAAGGTTTCTGGGGTTGGGCTTGCAGCTCGTATATCTCATATTTGCTCAACATGTGTCCGCCTACGAATTATCTACTCGAAGCGGGCGAAGATATAAAGCTCAGCACAAAGGGCATGTTTCTAGCCGAGACTAATGATACAGCGCCGTACGCCTTAGGCAAGTGGACCGACTTACCGACATTGGGTAAACAAAAGCCTACCATTAACAATGGGCGCATCACAATAACGTTGCCACAACCGTCGGGCTTCCGTGATCCCTTGTTGCAGCAAGTGGATCAATGGAATAAATTGGACTCACATTTCAATGGCATTGAACCCGAACCGACGCCGTTTTCACAAGATCCCAACGGCGAAAATTGGACTTACTTTAGTGGCGTTGGCACTGGTGACATAACCGATACTTCGAAGACCGGTAACGAGCTTGCCGGCTCGGTGGAAGAGCAAAGTTCGGAGGATGTGCAGAAAGTGCATGAAACGCAAATTGAATGGCTGGAATATCGACGAAATCTGACCAATGGCCATAtagaaaatagtatttttaaagTGCCTCATATTGAAGGTGCAGAGTTGAGTAGCAAGAAGCTAAGCAGACAGCCACGTGGAAATGAAATAAACTGA
- the LOC120768175 gene encoding aspartate--tRNA ligase, mitochondrial isoform X1, producing the protein MLLISRSLWRSQQFSYLNRLTTVETIAAKQTALIKISEAAVAAVPVNHSMSGRNRVGTGSGGGRYGGGGYGGGYGGGGGGGGYGNSGGGYGGGGYGGNGGFNNGYNNYSGSNDINPFNRQVPNDLMQLMSAMANNFNMNPPPPPPARMSCGELRANHMGMLVELTGRLIKKRVSRFVELRDRHGGASQLVILEDKYPRIARRMQNMPENTTLTITGVVHRRPQNSCNQTMPTGEIEVEVQEIVNIEFPTGVKSMGNKRTYSTMAKQNNCGITSTEYKIAKSENILKYFENRDFTCNDLRREDIGKNVTLVGWIPQSKTAKFLQLKDGYGQTQIIVEDQTLQETCLSAPEGTVVLVAGKVLGRPRANINLKYDTGEVEILVDNVRILNPDDPYEGPIKNKEKVQKMSIDDLEAEDATNNGNTANNGAGGQGGAGEKTKIADLNKFAGRTHTCGELTIDNVNEKVTICGWLEFQRMGKFFILRDGYGETQVLMTSKAKGLENYPNGFSLESIIRVEGTVIPRPAATINANMGTGHIEVEAENVEVLNAAKKNLPFEVRRYNRAGERLRLTHRYIDLRFTDMQQNLRMRSAVIMRMREYLINFLGFVEVETPTLFRRTPGGAQEFVVPTRKPGHFYSLVQSPQQFKQMLMAGAIDRYFQVARCYRDEATRPDRQPEFTQLDIELSFTSRDDVMKLIEELLRYSWPKQFHGIQTPFRRITYEEAMEKYGTDKPDIRFGFTLQNVTDIIEKNEKFAEKFTNLGAYAIVIRGSEAIWNSTARKHYESISREFNGTLFVRKFLQYKDVLDRLNKLLGDEVAHELIEKFDLEENDLLFLGIGEKRETQALLGRIRLDYHNFNAENVKRERKENKFLWVIDFPMFERNPETNQLESVHHPFTAPHPDDMEVFMNAKDDQLEKVRSQAYDLVLNGQEIGGGSIRIHDRDMQHFVLEQILKIPHEHLNHLLNALESGCPPHGGIALGLDRLIAIICRARSMRDVIAFPKSLNGRDPLSNAPVPISDEEKALYHLAVLESPNKSTEHAIEDDDPDAARSTPSPEPSREAMLVDNEDVKPESAEDEVTVVDSLGDRESAATQKAIKKETSESPAPAVPTPTATPKAAAKSKRGVAAVIRK; encoded by the exons ATGCTCTTAATTTCTAGGAGTTTGTGGCGTAGTCAGCAATTCAGTTACTTGAATAGACTTACAACAGTCGAGACAATAGCAGCAAAGCAGACTGCGCTCATAAAAATCTCTGAAGCGGCAGTAGCAGCAGTACCGGTAAATCAC TCAATGAGCGGTCGCAATCGTGTTGGTACTGGAAGTGGCGGTGGCCGATATGGTGGTGGAGGCTATGGCGGCGGTTATGGAGGgggtggcggtggcggtggttATGGAAATAGTGGCGGCGGTTATGGCGGTGGTGGTTATGGTGGAAACGGTGGTTTCAATAACGGCTATAACAATTATAGCGGCTCCAACGATATCAATCCCTTTAATA GGCAAGTACCTAACGATCTCATGCAATTGATGAGCGCAATGGCGAACAATTTCAATATGAATCCCCCACCTCCACCACCAGCGCGCATGTCATGCGGAGAGCTGCGCGCCAACCATATGGGCATGTTGGTTGAGTTAACGGGACGGCTTATTAAAAAACGTGTTTCGCGATTTGTAGAATTACGCGATCGACACGGTGGTGCATCGCAATTGGTTATTTTGGAAGATAAG TATCCACGTATAGCACGTCGCATGCAGAATATGCCGGAAAATACTACGTTAACCATAACTGGCGTAGTACACCGACGACCACAAAATTCTTGCAATCAAACAATGCCGACCGGAGAAATCGAAGTGGAGGTtcaagaaattgtaaatattgaaTTTCCTACCGGTGTTAAAAGCATGGGCAATAAGCGTACTTACAGCACAATGGCGAAACAGAATAACTGTGGCATCACCAGCACAGAATACAAGATAGCTA AGAGCGAAAATATACTGAAGTATTTTGAAAATCGTGATTTTACATGCAATGATTTGCGACGGGAAGATATAGGCAAGAATGTTACGCTAGTCGGGTGGATACCACAATCcaaaactgcaaaatttttacaGTTGAAAGATGGCTACGGACAGACGCAAATCATAGTTGAGGACCAAACG TTGCAAGAAACTTGTCTCAGTGCACCTGAAGGCACCGTTGTGCTAGTTGCAGGCAAAGTTTTGGGGCGGCCGCGTGCCAATATAAATTTG aaATACGACACAGGCGAAGTAGAGATATTGGTGGATAATGTAAGAATCTTAAATCCTGATGACCCATATGAAGGACCCATTAAAAACAAGGAGAAGGTGCAAAAGATGTCAATCGATGATTTAGAAGCTGAAGATGCAACTAATAATGGCAATACAGCTAATAACGGCGCCGGCGGTCAAGGAGGTGCTGGTGAAAAGACGAAAATAGCCGATTTGAATAAATTTGCTGGACGTACGCATACATGCGGTGAATTGACAATAGATAATGTCAACGAGAAGGTGACAATTTGTGGCTGGCTGGAGTTTCAACGTATGGGCAAATTCTTCATATTGCGTGATGGTTACGGAGAAACGCAAGTGCTGATGACAAGCAAAGCTAAAGGTTTAGAGAATTATCCAAATGGCTTCTCGCTGGAGTCCATAATACGTGTCGAAGGCACGGTTATACCACGACCAGCCGCCACTATAAATGCAAATATGGGAACCGGGCACATAGAGGTCGAGGCTGAAAATGTGGAAGTGCTCAATGCGGCTAAGAAGAATTTGCCATTTGAAGTGCGGCGCTATAATCGCGCTGGTGAGCGTTTACGCTTGACACATCGCTATATAGATTTGAG ATTCACCGATATGCAGCAAAATCTTCGCATGCGTTCCGCCGTCATAATGCGCATGCGCGAGTATCTGAttaattttttgggtttcgtCGAAGTGGAGACACCCACACTCTTCCGTCGTACTCCAGGCGGCGCACAAGAGTTCGTTGTGCCCACCCGCAAACCGGGTCACTTCTATTCACTGGTGCAGAGTCCACAACAGTTCAAGCAAATGTTGATGGCCGGCGCAATTGATCGTTACTTCCAAGTGGCACGTTGCTATCGTGACGAGGCCACGCGTCCGGATCGCCAGCCGGAGTTCACACagctcgatattgagttgtcaTTCACATCACGTGACGACGTCATGAAATTGATTGAGGAATTGTTGCGTTATTCGTGGCCGAAACAATTCCACGGCATTCAGACGCCCTTCCGACGCATCACATATGAGGAAGCCATGGAGAAGTATGGCACCGACAAGCCAGATATACGTTTCGGCTTCACA TTGCAAAATGTTACAGATATAATTGAGAAAAATGAGAAGTTCGCTGAGAAATTTACGAATTTGGGTGCTTATGCCATCGTTATACGTGGCTCTGAGGCCATTTGGAACTCCACGGCACGCAAACATTACGAGAGCATCAGCAGAGAATTTAACGGCACATTATTTGTACGCAAATTTTTG CAATATAAGGACGTGCTCGATCGTTTAAACAAATTACTGGGCGATGAAGTAGCGCACGAATTGATTGAGAAATTCGATTTAGAAGAAAATGACCTGTTGTTCCTCGGTATCGGTGAAAAGCGTGAAACT CAAGCACTATTGGGACGCATACGCCTCGACTATCACAATTTCAATGCCGAAAATGTTAAGCGTGAGCGTAAAGAGAACAAATTCCTTTGGGTAATCGATTTTCCAATGTTTGAGCGTAATCCAGAAACAAATCAATTGGAAAGTGTACATCACCCGTTCACTGCACCACACCCGGATGATATGGAAGTCTTCATGAATGCCAAAGATGACCAATTGGAGAAGGTGCGTTCGCAAGCGTACGATTTAGTACTGAATGGACAGGAAATCGGTGGCGGCTCAATACGTATACACGATCGTGATATGCAACATTTCGTACTTGAACAAATCCTTAAGATTCCACATGAGCATTTGAATCATCTGTTGAACGCATTGGAGTCTGGTTGTCCGCCACATGGTGGCATCGCACTGGGGCTTGATCGTCTAATTGCCATTATATGTCGAGCGCGTTCAATGCGTGATGTTATTGCATTCCCGAAATCGTTGAACGGACGTGATCCGCTCTCGAATGCGCCCGTACCCATTTCAGATGAAGAGAAGGCGCTCTATCATTTAGCCGTATTAGAGAGTCCAAACAAATCTACCGAGCATGCAATCGAGGATGATGATCCGGACGCCGCACGCAGCACACCATCACCGGAACCCTCCAGAGAAGCTATGCTAGTCGATAATGAAGATGTGAAGCCGGAGTCGGCTGAAGACGAGGTAACTGTTGTCGATTCGTTGGGCGACAGAGAGAGCGCGGCGACACAAAAGGCGATTAAAAAAGAGACTTCCGAATCTCCTGCTCCTGCTGTTCCCACACCCACAGCAACTCCCAAAGCCGCCGCAAAGTCTAAGCGAGGCGTTGCCGCCGTAATAAGAAAGTAA
- the LOC120768175 gene encoding aspartate--tRNA ligase, mitochondrial isoform X2 produces the protein MSGRNRVGTGSGGGRYGGGGYGGGYGGGGGGGGYGNSGGGYGGGGYGGNGGFNNGYNNYSGSNDINPFNRQVPNDLMQLMSAMANNFNMNPPPPPPARMSCGELRANHMGMLVELTGRLIKKRVSRFVELRDRHGGASQLVILEDKYPRIARRMQNMPENTTLTITGVVHRRPQNSCNQTMPTGEIEVEVQEIVNIEFPTGVKSMGNKRTYSTMAKQNNCGITSTEYKIAKSENILKYFENRDFTCNDLRREDIGKNVTLVGWIPQSKTAKFLQLKDGYGQTQIIVEDQTLQETCLSAPEGTVVLVAGKVLGRPRANINLKYDTGEVEILVDNVRILNPDDPYEGPIKNKEKVQKMSIDDLEAEDATNNGNTANNGAGGQGGAGEKTKIADLNKFAGRTHTCGELTIDNVNEKVTICGWLEFQRMGKFFILRDGYGETQVLMTSKAKGLENYPNGFSLESIIRVEGTVIPRPAATINANMGTGHIEVEAENVEVLNAAKKNLPFEVRRYNRAGERLRLTHRYIDLRFTDMQQNLRMRSAVIMRMREYLINFLGFVEVETPTLFRRTPGGAQEFVVPTRKPGHFYSLVQSPQQFKQMLMAGAIDRYFQVARCYRDEATRPDRQPEFTQLDIELSFTSRDDVMKLIEELLRYSWPKQFHGIQTPFRRITYEEAMEKYGTDKPDIRFGFTLQNVTDIIEKNEKFAEKFTNLGAYAIVIRGSEAIWNSTARKHYESISREFNGTLFVRKFLQYKDVLDRLNKLLGDEVAHELIEKFDLEENDLLFLGIGEKRETQALLGRIRLDYHNFNAENVKRERKENKFLWVIDFPMFERNPETNQLESVHHPFTAPHPDDMEVFMNAKDDQLEKVRSQAYDLVLNGQEIGGGSIRIHDRDMQHFVLEQILKIPHEHLNHLLNALESGCPPHGGIALGLDRLIAIICRARSMRDVIAFPKSLNGRDPLSNAPVPISDEEKALYHLAVLESPNKSTEHAIEDDDPDAARSTPSPEPSREAMLVDNEDVKPESAEDEVTVVDSLGDRESAATQKAIKKETSESPAPAVPTPTATPKAAAKSKRGVAAVIRK, from the exons ATGAGCGGTCGCAATCGTGTTGGTACTGGAAGTGGCGGTGGCCGATATGGTGGTGGAGGCTATGGCGGCGGTTATGGAGGgggtggcggtggcggtggttATGGAAATAGTGGCGGCGGTTATGGCGGTGGTGGTTATGGTGGAAACGGTGGTTTCAATAACGGCTATAACAATTATAGCGGCTCCAACGATATCAATCCCTTTAATA GGCAAGTACCTAACGATCTCATGCAATTGATGAGCGCAATGGCGAACAATTTCAATATGAATCCCCCACCTCCACCACCAGCGCGCATGTCATGCGGAGAGCTGCGCGCCAACCATATGGGCATGTTGGTTGAGTTAACGGGACGGCTTATTAAAAAACGTGTTTCGCGATTTGTAGAATTACGCGATCGACACGGTGGTGCATCGCAATTGGTTATTTTGGAAGATAAG TATCCACGTATAGCACGTCGCATGCAGAATATGCCGGAAAATACTACGTTAACCATAACTGGCGTAGTACACCGACGACCACAAAATTCTTGCAATCAAACAATGCCGACCGGAGAAATCGAAGTGGAGGTtcaagaaattgtaaatattgaaTTTCCTACCGGTGTTAAAAGCATGGGCAATAAGCGTACTTACAGCACAATGGCGAAACAGAATAACTGTGGCATCACCAGCACAGAATACAAGATAGCTA AGAGCGAAAATATACTGAAGTATTTTGAAAATCGTGATTTTACATGCAATGATTTGCGACGGGAAGATATAGGCAAGAATGTTACGCTAGTCGGGTGGATACCACAATCcaaaactgcaaaatttttacaGTTGAAAGATGGCTACGGACAGACGCAAATCATAGTTGAGGACCAAACG TTGCAAGAAACTTGTCTCAGTGCACCTGAAGGCACCGTTGTGCTAGTTGCAGGCAAAGTTTTGGGGCGGCCGCGTGCCAATATAAATTTG aaATACGACACAGGCGAAGTAGAGATATTGGTGGATAATGTAAGAATCTTAAATCCTGATGACCCATATGAAGGACCCATTAAAAACAAGGAGAAGGTGCAAAAGATGTCAATCGATGATTTAGAAGCTGAAGATGCAACTAATAATGGCAATACAGCTAATAACGGCGCCGGCGGTCAAGGAGGTGCTGGTGAAAAGACGAAAATAGCCGATTTGAATAAATTTGCTGGACGTACGCATACATGCGGTGAATTGACAATAGATAATGTCAACGAGAAGGTGACAATTTGTGGCTGGCTGGAGTTTCAACGTATGGGCAAATTCTTCATATTGCGTGATGGTTACGGAGAAACGCAAGTGCTGATGACAAGCAAAGCTAAAGGTTTAGAGAATTATCCAAATGGCTTCTCGCTGGAGTCCATAATACGTGTCGAAGGCACGGTTATACCACGACCAGCCGCCACTATAAATGCAAATATGGGAACCGGGCACATAGAGGTCGAGGCTGAAAATGTGGAAGTGCTCAATGCGGCTAAGAAGAATTTGCCATTTGAAGTGCGGCGCTATAATCGCGCTGGTGAGCGTTTACGCTTGACACATCGCTATATAGATTTGAG ATTCACCGATATGCAGCAAAATCTTCGCATGCGTTCCGCCGTCATAATGCGCATGCGCGAGTATCTGAttaattttttgggtttcgtCGAAGTGGAGACACCCACACTCTTCCGTCGTACTCCAGGCGGCGCACAAGAGTTCGTTGTGCCCACCCGCAAACCGGGTCACTTCTATTCACTGGTGCAGAGTCCACAACAGTTCAAGCAAATGTTGATGGCCGGCGCAATTGATCGTTACTTCCAAGTGGCACGTTGCTATCGTGACGAGGCCACGCGTCCGGATCGCCAGCCGGAGTTCACACagctcgatattgagttgtcaTTCACATCACGTGACGACGTCATGAAATTGATTGAGGAATTGTTGCGTTATTCGTGGCCGAAACAATTCCACGGCATTCAGACGCCCTTCCGACGCATCACATATGAGGAAGCCATGGAGAAGTATGGCACCGACAAGCCAGATATACGTTTCGGCTTCACA TTGCAAAATGTTACAGATATAATTGAGAAAAATGAGAAGTTCGCTGAGAAATTTACGAATTTGGGTGCTTATGCCATCGTTATACGTGGCTCTGAGGCCATTTGGAACTCCACGGCACGCAAACATTACGAGAGCATCAGCAGAGAATTTAACGGCACATTATTTGTACGCAAATTTTTG CAATATAAGGACGTGCTCGATCGTTTAAACAAATTACTGGGCGATGAAGTAGCGCACGAATTGATTGAGAAATTCGATTTAGAAGAAAATGACCTGTTGTTCCTCGGTATCGGTGAAAAGCGTGAAACT CAAGCACTATTGGGACGCATACGCCTCGACTATCACAATTTCAATGCCGAAAATGTTAAGCGTGAGCGTAAAGAGAACAAATTCCTTTGGGTAATCGATTTTCCAATGTTTGAGCGTAATCCAGAAACAAATCAATTGGAAAGTGTACATCACCCGTTCACTGCACCACACCCGGATGATATGGAAGTCTTCATGAATGCCAAAGATGACCAATTGGAGAAGGTGCGTTCGCAAGCGTACGATTTAGTACTGAATGGACAGGAAATCGGTGGCGGCTCAATACGTATACACGATCGTGATATGCAACATTTCGTACTTGAACAAATCCTTAAGATTCCACATGAGCATTTGAATCATCTGTTGAACGCATTGGAGTCTGGTTGTCCGCCACATGGTGGCATCGCACTGGGGCTTGATCGTCTAATTGCCATTATATGTCGAGCGCGTTCAATGCGTGATGTTATTGCATTCCCGAAATCGTTGAACGGACGTGATCCGCTCTCGAATGCGCCCGTACCCATTTCAGATGAAGAGAAGGCGCTCTATCATTTAGCCGTATTAGAGAGTCCAAACAAATCTACCGAGCATGCAATCGAGGATGATGATCCGGACGCCGCACGCAGCACACCATCACCGGAACCCTCCAGAGAAGCTATGCTAGTCGATAATGAAGATGTGAAGCCGGAGTCGGCTGAAGACGAGGTAACTGTTGTCGATTCGTTGGGCGACAGAGAGAGCGCGGCGACACAAAAGGCGATTAAAAAAGAGACTTCCGAATCTCCTGCTCCTGCTGTTCCCACACCCACAGCAACTCCCAAAGCCGCCGCAAAGTCTAAGCGAGGCGTTGCCGCCGTAATAAGAAAGTAA